The following coding sequences lie in one Crassostrea angulata isolate pt1a10 chromosome 10, ASM2561291v2, whole genome shotgun sequence genomic window:
- the LOC128166402 gene encoding profilin-2-like, whose translation MKQNGAQASDEMSTGMSPAWSEYVTNVLIESGYVSRAAIVGSDGRRWAASPTLELSSAEVKAIASGFVEPNSLRLDGISLCGKLYTCTRMDSVVMVGREGASGSGCIVYRCRNSLVIGVYEDGVHPGGCYNMICKVGDYLREHGL comes from the exons ATGAAACAG AATGGTGCTCAAGCCTCGGATGAAATGAGCACCGGGATGTCGCCTGCTTGGTCAGAATACGTCACCAATGTCCTGATAGAGAGTGGATACGTCTCCCGGGCCGCCATTGTCGGCAGCGATGGACGCCGATGGGCCGCATCTCCCACTTTGGAACTGTCTTCTGCAGAGGTGAAAGCCATCGCAAGCGGATTCGTGGAACCAAACAGTCTCCGCCTAGATGGAATATCACTTTGTGGTAAACTCTACACGTGCACGAGAATGGACAGTGTGGTAATGGTGGGGCGGGAGGGGGCCTCAGGGTCGGGCTGTATAGTGTACCGGTGCAGGAACTCGCTGGTGATCGGGGTATACGAGGACGGCGTCCACCCGGGCGGGTGCTACAACATGATTTGTAAAGTTGGGGATTATCTGCGGGAGCATGGACTCTGA